ACTTGCAGGACCTTGTCTTTGGAGTTGGAAAAATCGAAGAATCAAGTAGCTTCATTGGAGGAACTTGTCAGCAAAGTCCAGTCTGGTCCAGTAGAAGGAAACAACGTTAACATAGAAGCTGATAAACTAAAAATTGAGCTGAGTAATATCCAAGTTGAGGTGAGTCAACTAAGAGCTGCTTTGGAGGAATCCGAGAGAAAGTATCAGGAAGAATACATCCAGAGCACCTTGCAGATGAGAAGTGCTTATGAGCTGGTGGAACGCACAAAATACGAATCAACTCAGAAGGACGCTGCATGGGAGGTAAAAGTCAATGAAGTAAAATCGGAAGTGGAagagttgaaagaaaaactgagtCTGCATGAGAAAATGCAGTCAGCTGATGGAGAGTTTGAATTAGCTGCTGAACTGAAGAAATCAGAGTCAATTTTGGGAGATTTGAGAGCAAATCTATTAGACAAAGAAACAGAATTGCAGAGTCTTATAGAGGAGAACGAACAGTTGAAGTCAGAAATCGGAAATAAGGAATCAGAGAGTACCAAAATTAATGACGAGGCACTTGTTTTATTAGAAGAAGCAAAAACTGCTGAAAGAGAGGCCTTAATAAAGCTGGGAGACTTGGCCGATGAAGCAGATAAATGCAGCAGAAAGGTAACACGTGTCACTGAAGAGTTGGATGCAGCACAGGCTGCAAACTCGGAAATGGAAACCGAGCTAAGGAGGTTAAAAGTGCAATGTGATCAATGGAGGAAAGCTGCTGAAGCAGCTGCATCTATGCTTTCAACTGGACATAATAACGGAAAATATGTCGAAAGAACAGGTTCTTTAGACTACCATACTATCGGTGGCAAGCTTGGTTCTCCACTGTTGGTGGACGACTTGGATGATGACTCGccaaagaagaagaacaacatgTTAAAGAAAATCGGGTTTTTATTGAGAAAGGGCCAGAAGTAAATAATTCGCCATCGTGCAGGTTGTTCCATTTCTCTAGTAATTTGATCGTGTAAACATTTTTCAGCGTTTGTTAATGAATCTACTAATTTTCCTTCTTCTCAGGACTCCCGATGAGCTGATGCCCTCATGGAATTAATCGTTTTCGTGGATTTTTGTATAGCTGTTTTGGAAATTGATGAACCTTGTAGGTTCTCACCTGCCGATATGGCAGGTTTGTTTAGGAATAGTAAGAACTTCAATCCCTTCAAAATTTTCAGTTTGTATGGCAGTTGGTATTTTCCGATATTCTGAAAGTGTAATGAGGCCAAGACTGATGATTAATGGTAGAACTTGCTTTCTTGTTCAACTTTTCTTGTGAAAGATGGCTATGTGAATGAATCAATGCATGCATGGAATGAACTGTCCAGGGTGATAGGACTCCCGCAAAGTTAAATGTCGTAATGGAAAAATCCAGACAAATTTCGGGAGTTTTGTGTATCTCTATTTTAAAATAATAGTATAAGTTATAAATGCTAATGTCCAGCCAATACACAACTAGATCAGAGGAGAAGCTACTATGGCTATTTTGCGGGGAAATTGTGCCTTATAATACAATTCTATTCTCAAGGAGAATCGTTGCCTACAAAAGACGATTCTATTCTCAGAGCTCGAATTCGAGATTTCTGATTAATAATAGAGTAGTTACTACCCATTACAACCTTTGGTATTTTACCGATATAAACTTAATTTGATTAAACTAGGGCTATGTGCACCTATGACATGATAGTTAAAGGTAAAATTACTATACCATGTTGCAGCTCATGGTTAATAGATGTTAATTATCGTTCAAATCCTTGTTAAGTaagaaacttttaaacataaatcaGTAGTATACGATAGTGAACGCATTACAAGgatactgaaaaaaaaaaaaaaacctacaaGGATctcataaaataaaagaaaagtaagactGATTTCTAAAACATAACGCAGtcgtatttattttaattaataaaacaaaaatttggaaaaaagaggAAATTATTTCAAACATAAAGGTTGATAATCCGTCCATTGGATAAGCATGCATATATAGTGGTAAAAACAGCGTCTCTACTAGCTACTTTCTGGTCCCGTAATCCCGATTCCACTTTAAAAACTTGTCACAACTCACAACAATGAAGTTTCAAAGTTAAACAGGTGAAACTTCATGATAATATCTTAAAATTTTATTATTGGAAATTGAAACTTCATGATAATGACTATATTCACTTAGAGGGGTTAAAAAGTGGCTATTTGTGAAATTTAGTCCTGATAGTTTCACAGAAGAAATTGCATGGTTTTCCCTTttaatgggctggtctttaacttttgacCTTTAAAATCTAACTTACGTCTACCAaagcataagttctttaagaatgCATGCATAACTTATGTAGTATTATATAAACTTATCCCCGCAAAAAAAGTCGTTTGTTATGAGTGGCAAAGACCAACACCGAATAagaacaaaagtgcaaatgacacgTTTTTCGAAGCCAACTCCTCTTTGGGCTTAAATATATATGGATCCAAAGAATTTTACCAAGCCCAAATGTAGCCCTCTTTCTACACAAGTACATATATAGTTCCCAAGCCACCCCTTTTAGGGTTAGGGTTTTTATCAGGCGGCTCACTCCTTTACTTCAACCTCTGTAACCGGAGTCCTCTTCACTCAGCAATCATGGGGTATCAACTAATCTTTATATTTAGTACTACTTATACTTTATTTCTCTTGTGAATCATTTTAAAATTCACTTCTTATTGTTTAAACCAGATAATTGTTTGTCATGTAGTAGTTAATAACTGTATAAGCAAAAAGTCATTTGGGTTTGTGGGTCTAATGTTGTTTGTTTGAAAATTGAATGTTCTTGATAGTTAATTGTCTTTCAAGTTACTAAATGTTTGGGAAATTGAGATTATACGATAGCTACAAGTAGATAGTTAAATACAGGACTGTATGCGCAAAAaactaactcttttttttttttggttatttgGGTGTGTGGGTGTGAGGCTCTAATGTCATTTGTTTGATAGTTAATTATCTTAAAGGGGTCATTTTGATGTTGGTTATATACTGTTTTATGCATAAAATAGATTCATGTCTTGTTAATTGATTGGAACATGGAAAGCTTATGTATGATGGGATCTTAGTGGTTGGGGGCGGATACGCGATGGTGGTATAGTTGAGGTGTGCACAAGGTAGTCTGTCGACAACATTAAAAAATAGATTTATGCACATGGATCTGTGCATGAGTTCGTGGTAGATTATATGGACAGACTTCCATTAATTTTCTTTATTGTTGTTTAAAGCATCTTTATGCAAAGAAATGACATGAAAACATTAATAGTCCATAAGTTCTTGAggaaaaaattaggaacaatgtATATTGGTATTGAGTTAACTGATGGAGATTTGATATGCTTCCTCGAGTTAGGGGGATCGAATTCTAAGCTACTCTCATTACTTGGGGTATGAGAAGAAGATAATTGCCTATGAACTTAATCCAATTCTGATATAGTTTCGTAAGAGTTGTCATCCAAATGTTGAGTAACATCCTAGGTGGAAAGCATTTTCTACTAAATAACTCTCTGACATGGGTAAAATTACAGGAAGACACGTGGAATGGGAGCTGGACGCAAGCTGAAGTCCCATCGCCGAAGACAAAGGTGGGCTGACAAGTCCTACAAGAAGTCACATCTTGGTAACGAATGGAAGAAGCCATTTGCTGGTTCATCCCATGCAAAAGGAATTGTGCTTGAGAAGATGTAAGGTTCATCTTTACTCTTAATTTTTCTGCTTATGTTATCTTCAAACATTTGAATTGTATATCTAACCTCTCAAGTTGCTGATATGCATTTGCAGAGGTATTGAGGCTAAACAGCCAAATTCTGCTATTCGTAAATGTGCTAGGGTTCAACTCATCAAAAACGGGAAAAAGATTGCTGCTTTTGTCCCTAACGATGGTTGCTTGAACTACATCGAAGAAAATGTGAGTCCTTCCATTGCTTTCAAGTACGAATTTTTCATTTCTGGCTCGTCGGCCAAAATTAATTGTGGGGCTAGCCAAAATGTACAAAACATATACACCTACTATGATGTATATTTGTACTCAATATACATACATTTGCCCGCTATTATCTTTTAGAGCGATCCAGAAATGTAATTATCCCTTAAAATGTACTTACTTCGAATTCTTGAACTTGCAGGATGAAGTGTTGATTGCTGGATTTGGTCGTAAGGGTCATGCTGTGGGAGATATTCCCGGTGTTAGGTTCAAGGTGGTGAAGGTTTCTGGTGTCTCTCTTCTAGCTCTCTTCAAGGAGAAGAAAGAGAAGCCAAGAtcttaatttgttttttttttttttaattgaccaAAATACTCTCGAGCGTGCAATGGACGTTTAGCTGTATTTGAGTTATTATTTTGTCAACTACTATTAAACTAGACACTACTGGAATTTTGGTTCATTAATGTTGAATTCGAATGTTACCTTAATGTCATCCTCCTACAACAAAAATGTGGTCTCTAGATGTGTGTTTTTCCTTATGCACTCTGATAATCAAGTcagcttggttaaattcgtctgAATGGTTCATCTTTCTTTTTCCCTTGTGTTTGGTATGTCAGAAGTTATTGTTCATGGAAAAATATGTAATGTTATTCCGAAGAATGTTCTTTGAAATTATTTTATCACTGTTTTTGTGTCTTCAGTTGGCGGGAAATACTTTTTGGAGAAAAATAATTATAATAGTGAATTGAAAgtgttctttttcctttttatagAAAATATTCAAACATTAGAGAATTGACTTTTCATAGAAGATTATATTTTGCAAAAATAGCTTTTGTCGTACCATACTTTTAGAGATTTAATCACCTTTGGTAATCAAGGATGGTATATTACTCTTGAAATCTTATATTGATCTCTTAAAATCTTATTGCTCCATAACGCTACTTTAACATACCAACCTGTTTAACTGTTTTAAATAATTGTCCGCATCCAATATTTGTAACTTTTCCGGTCTGCTTTGATTTGCTTTTTTCTAAGCCGAAGGTCTATTGGAAATAACTTCTCTATCTATCATAAGGATAAGGACTGTGCACATTCTACCCTTTTCAGACCCCACTAGTGAGTTACACTAGATATGTTGTTGTATTCGATATTTGTAACAAATCAAGCAATTAGCTAGAGTCGAAGTAAAAACGAAAATCCATATCATCTAATTATTGTTAGTTGAGAAAACTTTATAAGCAAAATGTCCAGCATTCATATGCTTGTTTGCAAAAGCGGGTGTGGTAAACTTTTGGACTCCG
The nucleotide sequence above comes from Lycium barbarum isolate Lr01 chromosome 3, ASM1917538v2, whole genome shotgun sequence. Encoded proteins:
- the LOC132630097 gene encoding interactor of constitutive active ROPs 2, chloroplastic-like isoform X2, which codes for MQTPKGRTVSVEVPKRTSNATLKTARKLKTPGSDADSVSSPNPANRTPKDRSPKVVGRRSPRSPMIEKKHPGKASDLESQLAQLQDELKKVKDQLSSSESLKKRAQQEADEAKKQLTDMSEKLEDSKKQLLELSDSEETRLLELRKISQDRDRSWESELAAIQKQHELDSSALASAMNEIQKLKIQLDQAADSEATQAHHAESAYGEIQSLRIELTKTLTLVEKLRNQLNDSKESEACSLEEVSKAQTQLEVAKMTEDTLRSEGLKAMEACRTLSLELEKSKNQVASLEELVSKVQSGPVEGNNVNIEADKLKIELSNIQVEVSQLRAALEESERKYQEEYIQSTLQMRSAYELVERTKYESTQKDAAWEVKVNEVKSEVEELKEKLSLHEKMQSADGEFELAAELKKSESILGDLRANLLDKETELQSLIEENEQLKSEIGNKESESTKINDEALVLLEEAKTAEREALIKLGDLADEADKCSRKVTRVTEELDAAQAANSEMETELRRLKVQCDQWRKAAEAAASMLSTGHNNGKYVERTGSLDYHTIGGKLGSPLLVDDLDDDSPKKKNNMLKKIGFLLRKGQK
- the LOC132630097 gene encoding interactor of constitutive active ROPs 2, chloroplastic-like isoform X1, producing MCFGSGGLLHKGHFYIYCFEEIIMQTPKGRTVSVEVPKRTSNATLKTARKLKTPGSDADSVSSPNPANRTPKDRSPKVVGRRSPRSPMIEKKHPGKASDLESQLAQLQDELKKVKDQLSSSESLKKRAQQEADEAKKQLTDMSEKLEDSKKQLLELSDSEETRLLELRKISQDRDRSWESELAAIQKQHELDSSALASAMNEIQKLKIQLDQAADSEATQAHHAESAYGEIQSLRIELTKTLTLVEKLRNQLNDSKESEACSLEEVSKAQTQLEVAKMTEDTLRSEGLKAMEACRTLSLELEKSKNQVASLEELVSKVQSGPVEGNNVNIEADKLKIELSNIQVEVSQLRAALEESERKYQEEYIQSTLQMRSAYELVERTKYESTQKDAAWEVKVNEVKSEVEELKEKLSLHEKMQSADGEFELAAELKKSESILGDLRANLLDKETELQSLIEENEQLKSEIGNKESESTKINDEALVLLEEAKTAEREALIKLGDLADEADKCSRKVTRVTEELDAAQAANSEMETELRRLKVQCDQWRKAAEAAASMLSTGHNNGKYVERTGSLDYHTIGGKLGSPLLVDDLDDDSPKKKNNMLKKIGFLLRKGQK
- the LOC132630098 gene encoding small ribosomal subunit protein uS12 yields the protein MGKTRGMGAGRKLKSHRRRQRWADKSYKKSHLGNEWKKPFAGSSHAKGIVLEKIGIEAKQPNSAIRKCARVQLIKNGKKIAAFVPNDGCLNYIEENDEVLIAGFGRKGHAVGDIPGVRFKVVKVSGVSLLALFKEKKEKPRS